The nucleotide sequence ACTGTATGGCCGCCGGGCTGCCATTCTCCTCAGCATTGAAGAGCAATGGCTTTCAACAAAAGGGGGAGAACGGTGTGTACAGCGTAAAGAATGTGTGTTTGTTGATAGTGATGGCATTCATGGCAGGAAGTGCAGTATTTCTGATGACAAGTGACAGAGCGGCAGCAAATGAAGTGACGGAGCCGCGGTCAACTTGGCTATGGGATACACAGGAAATTGTTACAAGCAAAGATAAACTGCTTGCGTTTATGCAGGATCGTCAAGTGGGACGAGTATATTTGCAGATTGATCAGAGCATTTCAACAGAGCATTATAAAGAATTTATTAAACAGGCAGCAGCAAAAGGAATTCAAGTGCATGCGCTGGACGGTGCTCCTTCCTGGGTTTCCAGCAAGGGGCTTGCCCAGCAGCGAAGTTTTTTCTCCTGGGTAACCAATTACCAGGTGAAAGCATTGCCGGAAGAAAAGTTTAAGGGAATTCATTTAGATGTGGAACCGTATTTATATGAGGGATGGAACAGTCAATATAAAAAAACAGTTTTAGCTTATCAAACACTTTTGATAGAGGCCCATCAATCCGCCCAGCGCTTAGGTCTGCCTCTTGCAGTAGATATTCCATTTTGGTTTGATGAAAAAAATTACAGCAACACTTTAGGAAAAGGAAAGCTATCAGAGTGGGTCATTGCAAATACGGATGCCATTACCATTATGGCTTATCGGGATACTGCTGGCAGCCCGAACGGAATAATGGAGCTCGTTCGAAATGAGATGAATAACGCTGCAGCAAAGAATAAAAAAGTTTCTGTTGGAGTGGAAACAGTTCCTTCCACGGAAGCTGACTTTGTTTCTTTTTCTGAAGAAGGCGAGACATATATGTGGGAGCAATTAGCGATCGTTAAGTCTTATTACGGCAATCTTTCAAGTTTTGAAGGTTTCTCTATTCATTCCTTGCAAAGCTGGATGGCATGGCAGTCATGAAAATATCAAGCGCAACTTTTCTAGTTGCGTTTTTTTAGTTGTTTTAGATGTCTTTTACTGAATTTGTGTCATGTTTTAAACATTCCTAAAAAATTTTTTTTTATAGACGAGACTAGCTCTATATTTAGATGATAAATGTCCGATATAACTTAATAAAAACTTTACAAAAAAGGGGCTAGACAATGAAGATTCTACATGATTTGAAGATATCACAGAAATTATTAACCCTGATTATTCTCTTTGCTGTTATTACAAGCATTGTCGGTGTAGTGGGATATAAAAATATGAAAGAGATGGCTCATGGTTCAGAGATAATGTATAAGGAGCACTTGCAGCCGCTTGATTGGCTTGGGAGGATAAATGCCAATAACCGTGCAATCGATGCTTTCACCTTGGAAATTATGGTCACTAAGGACCCGGCCAAATACGAAGAGTTGATGAATAGCATTAATCGAGCAATAAAGGAAAATAATGCATGGATGGAGCAATACAAAAAAACAGAATTATCCTCCAAAGAGAAAGAAGGATTAGCAGTTTTTCAGAAAAGATTGCTTGAGTTTCGAGAGCTGAGGCAAAAAGTGCTTGATTTGGCTGCTCAAAATAAGAACGATCAGGCATATGCTCTTTATAATCGAGAAGCTTCTCAGAAACGCCAGCAAATCAATCAGGCAATTAATGACCTTCAAGATTACAATGAGCAATTAGCGAAGAGAATTAAAGAGAAAAACAACGAGAAATTGGGAACAGCTAGGCTGATCTTAATTACAGTTAGTTTGTTGGGAATCGTTATTTCGATTTTCATTGGGCTCATGATTACGAAAATTATCGTCAATCCGATCAAACAAATCCAATCTTTAATGTCCAGGGCGGAAGACGGAGACTTTACGGTTGAAGGAAACTATCGCTCTAAAGATGAAATCGGCCAGCTGGTGTCCTCTTTTAACAACATGATTAATGGCTTAAAGCAAATTATTAAAACAGTGAGCGAAACATCTGAGTTGGTTGCGGCTTCTTCTGAAGAATTAAGCGCAAGCGCCGAACAAAGCAGCCGCGCTGGCGAGAGCGTATCTACTAATATTGAAGAATTGGCTAAAGGATCAAGCCGCCAATTAAGAAGTGTGGAAGAGAGCACAAAAATTATTAATGAGATGGCAGGTTATGCAGAGAAAATCACTGTTCATGCTGAGCAAGTGTCACAAAAAGTTTCCCAAACGTCTGATATGTCCTCTGAGGGAAAGCAGTCGATTGAAAAAGTTATGCAACAGATGAATTCCATCAATGAAAATGTTACAGGATTAGGAGTTTCGATTAAAGAACTTAGCGAAAGCTCAAGTGAGATTGGGAGAATTAATGAGGTGATTACAGCGATTGCTGCTCAAACCAATCTTCTTGCCTTAAATGCTGCCATCGAGGCAGCAAGAGCAGGAGAAGCAGGCAAAGGGTTTGCTGTAGTTGCTGATGAAGTACGGAAGCTTGCTGAACAATCAGCAGCCTCAGCCGAGCAAATTACAAACTTGATTCAAATCATTCAAAGTAACACAGGACAAACCTTACAATCTATGACCTCTGCGGCAACAGAAGTAGAAGCAGGCCTTAATGTAGTGCAGGAAGCCGGAGAATCATTTGAGAAAATCGAAATTTCCATTCATGAAGTCGTCTCCCAAATTAAAGATGTTGCTAGCGCGATTAACCAACTATCTTCAGGTACTGTTCAAGTTGCCGATTCAATGAATGTCGTTAGAAATGTAGCTGAAGAGTCAGCGGCAAGCAATGAAAGCGTCTCAACAGCAACAAAAGAACAATTAGTTTCGATGGATGAGATTTCCACAGCTTCTGCGACTCTAGCAAAGATATCCGAAGAACTGCAGCAGTTGATTATGAGGTTTAAAGTGTAAAGGATGGAGACAGAGGAAGGCTTCTCGTTTTTTGCAGGTTTGAACAATCTGTTTCATCCGTTAATTGAAAGAACCCCCGAAAGAAGACATTTTCTTTCGGGGGTTTTTGATAGGAGCCTGACAGTTACAGTCACGAGTAAATTAGATCTTAATTGTTTTTCTGAACATCAAATGTATGAGCGCAGAAAACAATTGAAGAGGTGACGCTTCGTAATTACAAGGAAAATTTCGTGATTGTCAAGGTGAAATAGTGAGATTGAAGGCTTGACCGTCTTTCTACAGGAGGACGGTTTAGCCGATTGTCATTATTCATATAGAAGGAAAATATCCCTATGATAAACTTTTATGCATGATAAAGGATAAAAGGCTTGTTCTGTTTGTTACACCGAGCATCTTATAAATATTTTGCAGATGCTTTTTTATCGTATGTAAGCTGACAAATAAATGGTCAGCCATTTCTTGATTCGTGAGACCCGTTTGTAAAAGTTTGCAAACTTTTTCTTCACTAGGTGTTAAATGTACATCCTCCATCGGAATATTCCTAAAGGGGTGTTTCAGAATGTAGTAAAGCTTCATCGAGATAAAGTGTGAAAGGAGATCGATGCTTTTGGCCGCTTCATCCTTAAAGCCCGCGTTTTCTTGTTCTCCTACAAAAGAGATTCCGCCGATTAGCTTGTTTTGGTTCATCAAATAAACGCCCATTTCATGATAAATGTTACCGGGCTTCATGAAGTCATTATAAAAAAGACTATTTTCATATTCTTGTTTAGATACCATATCTTCTATTCTTAGCACTCTTGTATTGGATAGCAGGGAAGATACACGTATAGGCAATAGAAGGTCCTTGTCGGAATAGTCACTCATATATTGGCGAAGGGATTGTTCGGGTGTATTTCTAGTGACAGGACTGTAAATCTCTCCTTCCTCCCTGCATAGCCAGAAAATTGAGCGTTCGAGCCCAAAATATTTATCGAATAAAAATAGTACCTGTTCCTGGAATTCTGAGAATGTCTCCAGATCATCCAACTGAAGCAGCATATCTTTACAAGTGCTGAACAGTATTTCTCCCATGTTCTCACCTCGTTAAATTCTGTACATTCCTACTAAATCCGTTGTTGATATAACAGAAGGAATATTACACTTTCGAATAATATTCATACTATTCTATCTATTTTATGATAAAAAAAGAAGGGAGAGGATAGAATGAGTTATTTAAATATGGCAATCATTCAAGTAGCATCACCAAGTGCGAGCTCTGATCCAGGAGAGAAAAAGAGAGAAAATCTAGAAAGAATGATGTGGCACATCGATCAAGTTTGTTTTATAAACCCGACTATTGATCTGATCGCTTTTCCAGAACTGTATTTGAGTGGAGTAGAACCTATAAAATGGAGAAAAATGGCAGAGCCAATACCAAATGGCCCGATTGTACAAAAGCTGATAGAAAAAGCGAAACAGATAAACAAATGGCTCGTTCCAGGTTCCTTCTTTGAGCTGGGTGAAGATGAAAAAGTGTACAATACAATGATATTAATTTCTCCTCAGGGAGAGATTGTTCTCAAGTATAGAATGGTATTCATTCCTTACCCGTTAGAGCCGTCTTCTCCGGGCAACGAATTTCCTGTATTTGAAATCCCTCACATTGGAAAGATCGGCTTTTTGATTTGTGCGGACGGTCATTATCCGGAATCGGCGCGTAACCTTGCTTTAAAGGGAGCAGAAGTGATTATTAAGCCTACTCTTCAAGGAGAGTGGATTGGCGGGTTGCGAAATCATACACCGGTGGCGATTACCCGGGCAATTGAAAACCAGTGTTTTGTTGTCAGCATTAATCAGCCGTCACCGGTTGGGATGGGGAATTCAGTAGCAATTGATCCAGAAGGAAGAATCATTGAAGAGTTAGGCATTGCGGAGTCTTTTACTTTCGTTCACTTAAACTTAGAGGAAGTGAGACGTGTGAGAGAAAATGGTTCCTGCGGGATGTTTGGTTTTCTAAAAATGTTAAAGGAATTTAAAGAAGAGGGATGTAATGTGGACGAATGTTATAGAAACGGCATTGAGAATGCAGATGTATATAAAAATCTTTCCTTTCCTCATGCAAAGACGCCGGACCAGATTACTCGCTATAAAGGCCCAAAAGAATTAAAGACTTCGTCTCACTAATTAATCAGTTTGGACACAGGCAGCTGTTTAAATGATAATCTGTCAGCTGTTTGTTAAAGTGAGCTGTTGAAACAGGCATGGCAATGATAATAGTTGTTCTGCCATGTCTGTCAGCGGCCGTTTACCTCTCTTCTTCTTCTCCATTCACCTCGCAGAGTATTTTCAAAATTCCTCCGAACTGTATCTGTCTCTTTGAAACGGAAGGTTTATAATGAATAGATCAAGGTCTTCTTCCTGAAAAATATCGATTGAATAGGGTATAAGAATAGAAAAGTGAAATCTTTCAAAAGGTGGGGAAATACAATGGAACTTATTGAAAAAGCTATCAACTTTGCTGCAATCGCTCATAGGGAGCAAGTGCGTAAAGCGGCTGCTATTCCTTACATTGCTCATCCATTTGCCGTGGGGATGATGCTGCAAAAAGCAGGCTGCTCTGAGGGAGTCATTGCAGCAGGAATCCTTCATGATACTCTGGAGGACACAGAGACCACGTATGATCAGCTAGTCACAGAGTTTGGTAGACGGGTAGCGGATATTGTGAGAGCAGCTTCAGAGCAGGATAAATCCTTATCTTGGGAAGAGAGAAAACAGGCAACGATTGCTGCTTTGCCGTTTATGTCGAAAGAGGCACTTCAAGTTATTGTCTGTGACAAGATTCATAATGTCCGCAGCATTCACAAGGTAATGGAAGAAGAAGGAGCGAAAGCATGGGAGCATTTTAATCAAGGAAAAAGCAATCAACACTGGTACTATTCAAATATTGTAAAACAGCTTAAGCCACGAAGAGGGGAGTTTAAGCTGATTCGTGATTTGGAAAAAGATGTGAACCGGCTATTCATTGGTAGAGAAAAACTTACAAATGAAACCATTGATTTGTTATTTGATGTACCTTATCAAGTGATAGAGGAGGAAATTCCACTTTTAGAAAAGGCTGAACTTTTGGAATTTGTTAAAGAAGTACATGCAGAAGTAGATTTTTATTATCGAAACGGTCGAATGGACTTTGCTCTTCCGCTAATGGAAGCTTTTCAAAAGCGAGGGACCGAATTTCAAAGTAATTCGGATGGGCCGCTCCTTTTAATGCTATACACAGCCGTTTTGCAAAAGCGGCTCGCCTGGTCTGATGATGAAGTTTATCGGTATTTTAAACGCAATGAAAAAAAGCTATAAATGATGCTGGCGATCAAATTTAGGCACTTTATATATGAAAGGCGCTGTTCAAATTGAGCAGCGCTATTTTTGTTTGGAAAATGGTTCAGTTTCTTTTTCAATTTCTATCTAGAACAAAAGGTATATCGTAATAATGAAGGAAAGCCTCCAATAAAACATTTACAAAGAAGCGATAATGGCAAAACAACGGTACGCAAATGAAAAGCGTACCGTTGTTTTATTTAACGGGCAATATTAATTTTTTTAATATAGTCCGAATGAATATAGGAAAATTCATTTTCCAAACTATCGGATAGAACTTTATACCAGGTTGATCCATCTGTTCCTTTAACCGTGTCAACAATGACGACTGAATAGCCGGCTGAAGGGTAAGTGAACTGCTTGGCAAAGCTTGTTCCAGCTCCGCTTCTCACATTTACCAACTGTGTGGTCAATCCGATTGAATATGGAGCAGGATTGTTAACAAAATCCTTGCCGCCCATTGCCTTA is from Bacillus sp. PK3_68 and encodes:
- a CDS encoding amidase, with translation MYSVKNVCLLIVMAFMAGSAVFLMTSDRAAANEVTEPRSTWLWDTQEIVTSKDKLLAFMQDRQVGRVYLQIDQSISTEHYKEFIKQAAAKGIQVHALDGAPSWVSSKGLAQQRSFFSWVTNYQVKALPEEKFKGIHLDVEPYLYEGWNSQYKKTVLAYQTLLIEAHQSAQRLGLPLAVDIPFWFDEKNYSNTLGKGKLSEWVIANTDAITIMAYRDTAGSPNGIMELVRNEMNNAAAKNKKVSVGVETVPSTEADFVSFSEEGETYMWEQLAIVKSYYGNLSSFEGFSIHSLQSWMAWQS
- a CDS encoding HD domain-containing protein; the encoded protein is MELIEKAINFAAIAHREQVRKAAAIPYIAHPFAVGMMLQKAGCSEGVIAAGILHDTLEDTETTYDQLVTEFGRRVADIVRAASEQDKSLSWEERKQATIAALPFMSKEALQVIVCDKIHNVRSIHKVMEEEGAKAWEHFNQGKSNQHWYYSNIVKQLKPRRGEFKLIRDLEKDVNRLFIGREKLTNETIDLLFDVPYQVIEEEIPLLEKAELLEFVKEVHAEVDFYYRNGRMDFALPLMEAFQKRGTEFQSNSDGPLLLMLYTAVLQKRLAWSDDEVYRYFKRNEKKL
- a CDS encoding helix-turn-helix transcriptional regulator; this encodes MGEILFSTCKDMLLQLDDLETFSEFQEQVLFLFDKYFGLERSIFWLCREEGEIYSPVTRNTPEQSLRQYMSDYSDKDLLLPIRVSSLLSNTRVLRIEDMVSKQEYENSLFYNDFMKPGNIYHEMGVYLMNQNKLIGGISFVGEQENAGFKDEAAKSIDLLSHFISMKLYYILKHPFRNIPMEDVHLTPSEEKVCKLLQTGLTNQEMADHLFVSLHTIKKHLQNIYKMLGVTNRTSLLSFIMHKSLS
- a CDS encoding carbon-nitrogen hydrolase family protein gives rise to the protein MSYLNMAIIQVASPSASSDPGEKKRENLERMMWHIDQVCFINPTIDLIAFPELYLSGVEPIKWRKMAEPIPNGPIVQKLIEKAKQINKWLVPGSFFELGEDEKVYNTMILISPQGEIVLKYRMVFIPYPLEPSSPGNEFPVFEIPHIGKIGFLICADGHYPESARNLALKGAEVIIKPTLQGEWIGGLRNHTPVAITRAIENQCFVVSINQPSPVGMGNSVAIDPEGRIIEELGIAESFTFVHLNLEEVRRVRENGSCGMFGFLKMLKEFKEEGCNVDECYRNGIENADVYKNLSFPHAKTPDQITRYKGPKELKTSSH
- a CDS encoding methyl-accepting chemotaxis protein → MKILHDLKISQKLLTLIILFAVITSIVGVVGYKNMKEMAHGSEIMYKEHLQPLDWLGRINANNRAIDAFTLEIMVTKDPAKYEELMNSINRAIKENNAWMEQYKKTELSSKEKEGLAVFQKRLLEFRELRQKVLDLAAQNKNDQAYALYNREASQKRQQINQAINDLQDYNEQLAKRIKEKNNEKLGTARLILITVSLLGIVISIFIGLMITKIIVNPIKQIQSLMSRAEDGDFTVEGNYRSKDEIGQLVSSFNNMINGLKQIIKTVSETSELVAASSEELSASAEQSSRAGESVSTNIEELAKGSSRQLRSVEESTKIINEMAGYAEKITVHAEQVSQKVSQTSDMSSEGKQSIEKVMQQMNSINENVTGLGVSIKELSESSSEIGRINEVITAIAAQTNLLALNAAIEAARAGEAGKGFAVVADEVRKLAEQSAASAEQITNLIQIIQSNTGQTLQSMTSAATEVEAGLNVVQEAGESFEKIEISIHEVVSQIKDVASAINQLSSGTVQVADSMNVVRNVAEESAASNESVSTATKEQLVSMDEISTASATLAKISEELQQLIMRFKV